Part of the Musa acuminata AAA Group cultivar baxijiao unplaced genomic scaffold, Cavendish_Baxijiao_AAA HiC_scaffold_726, whole genome shotgun sequence genome is shown below.
aatcccaatatcttgatttcgagtggcaaggcatcgtagaccgatatatatatcgtccgctaatacacgaccaattagtgtttggacaaaaattttttccgtcatcccatttcgaggactcacggaaatacctcggatagtgccacaatctgttctacgtacaataatatgttgaactacttcaacaagtctacgtgtgaggtatccagcatctgatgttcgtacagcagtatctacaactcctttgcgggctccataacaggaaattatatattctgtcaaagaaagtccttcacgtaaattgctttgaatgggtaaatcaatcatttgtccttggggatccgacattaatcctctcatacctactaattggtgtatctgagatgcatttcccctagctcccgaaaaggacattagatatactggattagaaggatcagtcatccgaaaattaggattcatttcttgtctcaaatattcacttgtagcataccatatctcaatggattgacgtaatttttctaccgcgtgtacattcccataatgatggtgtttatccaaaataaactttgttgttcagcgtcttggactaaccatcccttagaagggattgttaaaagatcatcaattcctaatgaaatagatgtagcagtggcttgttggaaacccaaagtctttacttgatccaagatatgtgatgtatatgccattccgaaatgatctattaacctgctaataagtcgtttcataacagttccatttatcactttattgtgaaagaccagatcggcccgttctgccataagtacagtacctcttatatttattctgctaagTAGGATTCGACAATGGACCTGAGTTAGTGATTCGAAAACTTCCTTTCCTCAATCTCAATCTGATTCACGCAGAAATTCAGAATTATGATACCAGTGAAATTGGGGAGACCCGAATTCCCATGGGCACGAACATCGCCTAATCTGATTTCTTAGTTTAGATAGCGTATGAGTAGGCTCGACAAAACCCCTGTATGGCTTCTTCTATTTCccgataaaaagaaatatgaccaagagtagttcgaatgtatatacaacggatttcctttgttacacttccttctattagatagtgcccataaatctcatgataagtACCCAAAGATTCATATTGAACTTCGATGGGAACTTCTCTTGAGCCATGACACGTTGATCTAGTCTCCATCGGAGCCACAAAGGACTATCTAAACTAATTCGTTTCTGTTGATAAGCTCCAAGTGCATCATAGAACTAGAAAAATAGGGTTCTTTCTtttccgtatacctatagtcattttttttattgtcaacctttttattttggtagtttccgcaactatatctatatggattatacctatttgcacaaatacctcgacgattcccgatcgttaataaatagagtccgataagcatatcttgagttggtacggaaataggatccccaatagctggagacaagagattcatatgagaaaacataagtaaacgagcctccgcttgagcttccaaagataaaggtacatgaacagccatttgatccccatcaaagtCTGCATTGAAACCCTTACAAACTAATGGATGTAAACAAATAGCGCGTCCCTCCACTAAAAAGGGTTGGAACGCCTGTATGCCTAATCTGTGCAGGGTGGGTGCTCTATTCAATAATACAGGATGCCCCCGCATAACTTCTTGAAGTATTTCCCATACAATGGGTTCTTTTTCCCGAATTTTACTTTTAGCATTCCTATGTTAGAAGCAACATGTTGTCTGATTAGACCACGAATTACAAATGTTTGGAAAAGCTCTATTGCTATTTCTCGAGGTAATCCACACTGATGTAATGAAAGCGAAGGACCCACGACAATGACGGAACGTCCCGAATAATCGACACGTTTACCAAGCAGAGTCTCACGAAATCTTCCCTCTTTGCCTTCAATTACATCTGAAAATGACTTGTAAACtttattatgaccatccctcattggttgtccacggatcccattatcaagaagtgtatccacggcctcttgtaccaatttctcctgacacattactaattcccctggcgtagatctacttgttgctaatagatcggtaagagtattattccgatagataactcgtctatagagttcattaatatccgaactcattagtttacccccatctatctgaatgattggtctcaactcgggaggaagaactggtaataagcacaaaaccatccattctggttctacatttgttcgaataaaatgtttagctaattccatgcgtctaaccaaaaaatcctttcttcttctaatttttctatcttcccattcatttccagtggacccctcctccctaattccttccattctactaatgaattacccgtaataattcgcaaatctgatcggctaattgttctctgatagcacctgctcctgtagagatttctcgatttcgaaatgtctcgaagccttgggtagtaaaaaaaagtggtatgctgtatttccgagattggatttcatattcgaataacctcgtaatcgtaagaaagtaggttttttcgctatgggcctagcaaaagaaaaatcgagataggttcctgtaggattggattcccccttttaaaatcggacgtgaaggtttcctttcatccggctcaagtagttacctcaaaaaggggatctttcttatttaaaaagttgTTCGAAAACCCTACAAACAAAGAACTACTCCTTACTCAAGTTCCCACTAAGGACCAacgattcattcttctttttttactttcattttccgaATTACTTATGACAAAATAAAAATGTAGGATTTTTGAGTAGTCTACTTCCCGTCAAATGATGAATCCCCTTAAAAGAATACTTTGGGACTCGTAAGGGATTTACTTGTCTATATATCGTTCTATTCGATCCTTTAGGTCCCTACTCACCTCGATGGTTATCCCATGATGCCCCTTGAAGCATATATGCGATAGATAGACTTCTGTAACCATACTATATTTGCTTGCTTAAACGGAATCTCTCTATAAAGAAATGGAATAGCTGATTCCACAAAAAAGTGTTTTTTCACGAGGTATAACTAGCAATTCCTATTTATACGGAATCGACCATGGATCAATTCCCCTTGCATTTTGGAAGTATTGAATACACCTATAATTCTGAGTTTCGTGTTACTTTTACTTCTCCCAAAACACATGTCAGAGCCGGGGGCACCCCAATCGGATTGAATGGGATGACAGTTTCTCAGTCCGAATCTGTAAaacgaaaattttgatcaaatcacACATCGCAGTATACTAGGCCTTCTAATTCCTTAAGGGGTTTATCTAAAAGATTCGCGATATAACTAGGAAGACGTTTCAAATACCACACATGAGTCACTGGACATGCGAGTTTGATGTATCCCATTTGATATCTTCGTATCCGAGAATCAACAAATTCCACCCCGCATTGTTCACAAAATTTCGGGTCTTCTTTTTCAGCtccaatcactcgataatttccaCAAGCACAAATTCCACTTTTTATGGGCCCAGAGATTCTTTCACAAAACAATCCATCTTTTTCTGGTTTATTGGTCTTATAATGAAACGTATAGGGCTTTGTCACCTCTCCAACTATCTCTCCATTAGGTAAAATTTTGTTGGCCCAAGACCTTTATTTGTTGAGGAGAAACTAGTCCAATTCGAAGTTGTTGATGTTTATACCGGTCAATCATAGAATAGAAATTCTGATTCATTCAGATCAAGCTTCCTTCCTATTAATCTGGAAGTTCTTCTCAGATACAAGGAAATGATTCAGTTCTAGAGCTAAAGATCGTAGTTCTCGAACGAGCAATCGAAAAGATTCTGGAGCATCTTCTGGGTTagatactcttcctccaatgatcGTAGCACCAAGTACTTCTTGACGAGCTCTAATATGATCAGATTTATAAGTAAGCATCTCTTGTAAAATATGAGCAACACCAAATCCCTCTAGAGCCCAAACTTCCATTTCCCCTACTCGTTGTCCCCCTTGCTTCGCCCTTCCTCTAAGGGGTTGTTGTGTAACAAGTGCGTAATGTCCACTAGAACGTCCATGGATTTTATCATCAACTTgatgaattaattttaaaatataggacTTTCCTATTAGAACAGGTTGTTCAAAAGGATTTCCTGTTCTTCCATCAAATATTCTGCTTTTTCCCGGATATTCGGGTTCAAATACCCATGGATTTTTTGTTTGCTTACTGGCTTCATATAATTCGGAAAACACTAGTTTTCTCGAAGCCTCTTGCTCATATCTCTCATCAAAAGGTGCTATTCTATAATGTCTCTTTAGCAGATCCCCCGCTAACCCGAGCGAGCATTCAAATATCTGTCCCACATTCATTCGTGATGGTACTCCTAATGGGTTGAAGACCATATCAACAGGTGTTCCATCTTGCAAATAGGGCATATCTTGTCTAGgcaaaatttttgaaatgatacCCTTATTCCCATGTCTTCCAGCTACTTTATCACCTACTTTGATTTCACGTTTCTGTGAAATATATACACGAATCATTTCTGAATTATAACAGGAACCCCCCTTTTTCCGGATCCATCTCACATCAATAACGCGACCTCTTCCGCCTATAGGTAGTTTTAGAGAAGTTTCTTTTGCAGTGGATACCTGAATTCCAAGTATGGCTCGTAATAATCTATCCTCTGGAGCATACGACGATTCGTTTGCTGTCTGAGGTGTTAATTTACCTACtaaaatatcacctgtttctaccCAAGATCCCAGCATCACAACTCCATTTCTGTCTAAATTGCGGAGTAAATGAGCCTCTAGATGTGGTATTTCCTTAGTGATTCTTTCAGGTCCTTGGCTTGTCACATGAGTCTGAATTTCATATTTCCGGATGTGAAAAGAAGTATAAATATCTTCATATACCAGACGTTCGCTAATTAGTACTGCGTCTTCAGAATTGTAACCCTCCCATGGCATATAAGCTACTAATACGTTTTTTCCTAAAGCAAGTTCCCCCCCAACTGTAGCCGCACCGTCCGctaaaatttgtccttttttaatGCATTTACCCCGCGGAACCTGAGGTTTTTGATGCATACAAGTATTTTTGTTGGAACGTTGATAGATAACTAATGGAATACTTATACTTATAGTAGTGTCCCCATTACTTGATAAAATGATCTTGTGAGGGTCAGTATAAATGATCTTTCCCTCGTGTTCGGCTATAGCGGAAACCCCCGAATCCAGAGCCGTTTGGCGTTCCAGTCCAGTTCCAACAATGCACCTCTCGGACTGAGAAAGCGGAACTGCTTGGCGCTGCATATTAGAACTCATTAAAGCCCGATTCGCATCATTATGCTCGATAAAAGGAATGAGGGAAGCTCCAATAGAAAAATATTGGAAGGGAAAAATACTTCTAAGATGAATCTGTTCCCATGCAATAGTCAGGAACTCTTGACGGTATCGGGCTGGAACAACCTGTTCTTCCTGAATACCCCGATTCAAGGCCAAAGAATTTCCCGCTGCTACCATATAATATTCATCTCTATTTGGTGATAAATAAACTATCTGTGCCTCTTTTGATCTTTCAGATATTTCATAAAATGGACTCTCTATAGATCCCCAATGGCCAATCCTCACATGAATGGCTAAGGATCCAATAAGTCCAACATTGATTCCTTCGGACGTGTCAATTGGACAAATACGTCCATAGTGGCTAGGATGAATATCTCGTATCCGAAAACTAGCAGTTCGCCCCGTCAATCCTCCAGGACCCAAATAACTCAATTTTCGCCCATGAACGATTTGTGTCAATGGATTAGTTCGATCCAAAACTTGAGATAAAGGATGTAGGCCAAAAAACGATTCATAAGTGGTTGTTAATGAAGTTGAAGTTACCAAATTTTGAGGAGTCGGTATCAATTTATGCCGAATTGCTCCACATATAGTTCCTCGAACCGCATTTTCTAAACGAACAAGAGCCAGTCCGAATTGATCCTGTAACAGATCCGCTATAGAACGAATCCGTTTATTTTTCAAGTGATTCATATCGTCAAGTGTACCCATTCCAAATTTAATTCCGATCAAATGATCCGCAGCAGCCAATACATCTCGTGGTAATAAAAATGTATTGTTCTGAGGTATATCAAGATTCAGTCTCCGGTTCATAtttcgtcgaccaatccttcctaATTCACATCTTTGTTGAAAAAATTTCTTTTGTAATTCTTTACATAAAGACTCAGAAAATACCGGATCCCCGCCTACACAAGCAAATTGTTGATAAAATTCcaaaatagcattttcttttgacccaatcttttttttctccttatcattcgggaaagacaagaaaatttcagggtaacaaacattatctagaatttctcttagattcgaacccatagctgatgatagaattagaatagatattttttgtttcctacttacacgggcccatatccttgcttttctatcaatttctaattccgatcttcctccccaatctgatattattgtgctggtatagacagaaattccgttatggtccaattctgaacggtagtaaataccaggactttgcaatatttgattgatcacaattctgtatattccatttactataaaggttcccagggaattcattaggggaatgtttccaataaaaacggtttgttcttgcatatctctaccggttttccaaattaatcccgcgggtacatataattcagaagaatatgtgagtgattcatacacagcatctctttcgtttatcaagggttctaccaattgatatctttccacaaataatttaaattcaatttcttgatctgtatcttcaatttttggaaacttatgaaattcttccgtcaagccctcattaatgaacctacaaaatccctcaaattggatctgactaaatccaggtattgtggacattccctcatttccatcattccggagcatcttaatcttaagtttcctgtttattgaaaaatcccattattagctcactatttatcgaaccatacggatcgatctagcaatgatggaatgtatattctgtttactgaatcacatgaaattttagccaactccatataccatatatgtatttcatacgtatgaacggaaatgagacagaggaatgaagagcattttcgacgcaagttcgaatttgcgacaggtacaacaggaacaatatagagtttccctttttagcatacttaattttatttGAGTTTCATTTCATGTTCAAAAAAAATTTCGAATTATTTTTTTGCTAGTAGAATATATAGAATATGATTGAATTGCGTAATAGGAGTAATATTTATTAAGTGCATGCCAATATAGCTATCTACCTGTCCGCATATCACATCTTTTATCGTAATTTCACTTGTGGCAACAGAAGTCAGGTCGCACTATATCATAATTCCTATTTTTTCTATTGCATatagaaaatgaaaaaagaaggcacgacgattctctatagggatatgggatatgtacataagagcggtatctgtgtaacaatttctgttttgaggtttacatatacacatatatattgttataatttatattgttataattgaaattgaaaaagattgattat
Proteins encoded:
- the LOC135663512 gene encoding DNA-directed RNA polymerase subunit beta: MLRNDGNEGMSTIPGFSQIQFEGFCRFINEGLTEEFHKFPKIEDTDQEIEFKLFVERYQLVEPLINERDAVYESLTYSSELYVPAGLIWKTGRDMQEQTVFIGNIPLMNSLGTFIVNGIYRIVINQILQSPGIYYRSELDHNGISVYTSTIISDWGGRSELEIDRKARIWARVSRKQKISILILSSAMGSNLREILDNVCYPEIFLSFPNDKEKKKIGSKENAILEFYQQFACVGGDPVFSESLCKELQKKFFQQRCELGRIGRRNMNRRLNLDIPQNNTFLLPRDVLAAADHLIGIKFGMGTLDDMNHLKNKRIRSIADLLQDQFGLALVRLENAVRGTICGAIRHKLIPTPQNLVTSTSLTTTYESFFGLHPLSQVLDRTNPLTQIVHGRKLSYLGPGGLTGRTASFRIRDIHPSHYGRICPIDTSEGINVGLIGSLAIHVRIGHWGSIESPFYEISERSKEAQIVYLSPNRDEYYMVAAGNSLALNRGIQEEQVVPARYRQEFLTIAWEQIHLRSIFPFQYFSIGASLIPFIEHNDANRALMSSNMQRQAVPLSQSERCIVGTGLERQTALDSGVSAIAEHEGKIIYTDPHKIILSSNGDTTISISIPLVIYQRSNKNTCMHQKPQVPRGKCIKKGQILADGAATVGGELALGKNVLVAYMPWEGYNSEDAVLISERLVYEDIYTSFHIRKYEIQTHVTSQGPERITKEIPHLEAHLLRNLDRNGVVMLGSWVETGDILVGKLTPQTANESSYAPEDRLLRAILGIQVSTAKETSLKLPIGGRGRVIDVRWIRKKGGSCYNSEMIRVYISQKREIKVGDKVAGRHGNKGIISKILPRQDMPYLQDGTPVDMVFNPLGVPSRMNVGQIFECSLGLAGDLLKRHYRIAPFDERYEQEASRKLVFSELYEASKQTKNPWVFEPEYPGKSRIFDGRTGNPFEQPVLIGKSYILKLIHQVDDKIHGRSSGHYALVTQQPLRGRAKQGGQRVGEMEVWALEGFGVAHILQEMLTYKSDHIRARQEVLGATIIGGRVSNPEDAPESFRLLVRELRSLALELNHFLVSEKNFQINRKEA